TGCAGAACAGCATCTTAAAATGCACAACTCGCcaatccttgtcacggatgggctattgtatcagacgaccacaccgggttccacacCTATCAGCTAGAAACCAGAAAAAGCGGCTCCGGCGGGCAAGCGATCACCAACACcagacaattgaggagtggaaaaacattgcctggaacATAACAGTGAGTTCGGTTTAGTCCGCACTGTCTGCACAGTCCTCAGACCTCTACCCAATAGAGCATCTTTAGGATGAGATGGAACAGGCTGTTCACGGCATGAATGTACCGTTGTCGAATCTGCAGCAACTGCATGATGCCATCacgtcagcatggaccaacatccctgtggaacgttccagacaccttgtagaatgccccaaagaattcagtctgttctggaggcaaaggggttttgacctggtactagatgggtgtacctaaaaATCATCCAGTGAGTGGAGATGTACCAATCCCGGAATGCCTCTCGAAATACCAGAACAGTTTAGTTCCAATTACAAAAACACCAAATTCCTTTTGTTTAAAAATGAATTTATACACACCAGGATTTAGAACCATAAATGAATGTTAGTTCAAGGGTTCAAACTTATTTTTGCCCGCCGACCCCATTTCAATATAAATAAAGTGATGTAACCAACGGCCAATGtgaatttttttttattattgggGGTATGACAATCTATTGCAAATCAGTCTGACACTATTTTTGACAGTATCTCAAGCTGAAGGTTTGAAGAGACTGAAATGCATCAGAAAGGTAGTTCAGAAGATCATTAGGTAATGATTTTTTATAGTCTTCTGTGTAGAAAAGAACACCATCATTGATGACTTTCTTCTCCCCCCTTCTGTTTTAGTGCTTGGTCTTATGCAGTTATTTTAATAAAGATTGTGGGCATTGTAGAGGGAAACAGAAGACATGAGTTTTATCTTTCAGTGACAGGATCATAATATTTTGTAGCTTAAACAGTTCAAACGGTAGAGCCATATTTGTAGGCAGAAAACAAAAAACGCTCTGTTTATTACAACCACATCTAGCGACTACTGGAGGTTACTGACGTAAACCCGGTTCTGTCAACCAAACGTGAGTTTCTCTCACGACCCCATTTCCAAATCACCACATGAGGTCGCGAGCCTAGTTTGGGAAATTCTGTGTTAGTTTGTCATGGAgacataaaaacaaacaaaaaaactctgttaatgttaatgtttaATGCTTATTTGAATTGACATACAAACCTTCCAAATATTTCAGATTGAAATTAAAATAACAAGTGTGATTCTGACATCTTTCATATTATCTGAGACAATGTTTGAACAGAGAGTACTTCAAGGGCCCTGTTCAAATACCTTAAAATGCACCCATCACAGATCTAACACACTAAGATTTCTGAAAGCAATTGAGTGGAAATGTTTTCACATATCTACGCACCTATAGATCTGTGAttatcttaaagggatagttcacccaaattacaaaatgatacattggtttccttaccctgtaagcggtctatggacaaggtatgacagcaatccatgctttgttTTGATTTGTTATGGTACCAATATCAGCATTTTTTTTTGCACCATGTTCAAATCTATGAGCCTCACAATCAATTTTAGATTATTTCGGATGATACAGATATGTTAATATCGGTACCATGACTTGAAtaggatttgtgccacaaatgctaacacattagcatttggaaacagtgccagggaaactaaaccaaagcatggattgctgccATAcattgtccatagactgcttataGGGTAAGAaaaccaatatgtaattttggtgaactatccctttatgGAAGGGAGAAGATGGATGCATTCTAAAAGGTCTTGGAACACGGCCCAGCAAACACTGTGGAAACCAACAGCCCAGAGAAGAATCCTATGAGACTGCAGGCATTCAGAGCAGACACAGAGTTGAGACTAGCTGCCTGTGACCTGTGTGCTTGACATTGTATTGGCTGATTATCACTATCAGGTTCAAGATGCCAAATAACAGCTACCAGcaaacactacagtacaccaAAGAAAAACAGAAAAATAAATTAAAAGCAGACATGAAAACGGaagagaaaacatttttttttaaaggctgcAGAAAAAGAGAATCAGAAAAATGGTTGAGGAGACTACAAGAAGATGGCGATGGGAGAGTGAATGGCAAAGGAGGCTGGCTGCGGGATATTTACTTACATGAGGTGGGAGGTAGGGTTGCAGGGTGGGGATACCCTCCTCTGGGTAGGGGGTCTCCCCCTTGGGGAGGTAGGGCTTCAGGCCCGAGCCAGTCTCATAAATAGACATGGACATGGGCCGGCTGGCCCGCGCTGACTGCCGGCGCTTCATGGCCGAGGGGCTGGAGGAAGGAGGGTCAGTGTACTCTGACCCACTGCTGATGGGGACCTGATAGATATGGGTGGTTGGGCCCTGTCGCCTGAGAGACGTGTTCTCGCTTTGCAGAGAATGCAGCTGGAAGAGACGGGTCAGCAAATACACTAAAAGGGCGCTTTTCTTATCAGCAAGCAAGGTGTTTAACTTTTCTAGCTTTAACGCATGCTTTATTCTCCACGGGGCAAATCCTAACTTTCACTTAAGTTGAATTTCACTTGTCATGaattgatgtcaatgggagactaagtgaaAGTTAAGATTGCCCCCATTTCTCTACTTCTAAATGGTTGATTTCCGGTGTTGGGAACCATCAGCATCAATCTGTACTAAGCTAAGTCCAATGTTATGCTACTACTTATGTCAGTATAACATGCTAATTAACATAGTTAATCTTCTTGTTAATCATGTCCCCCCCTGGTGTTACCCATGCTAGGCATTCGAAAAACTCCACTCAAATCACAGCAAGAGGTAAGAGAAAGCAGAAAGGGCACCAGGCAAGCCAGACAGTTCAGATAGCTCCCGTCTCTGTCTGAGATAATTGATAGATAAGATATGAGTACCAGGGACAAACATTGTGTGCCAGGGATGCCCAGACAGTGGCAGAGAGGCATCCAGAAAATACAAAGACCCTGTTAGATCTTGATAGTCAAAGAGATGACCCCATCAGTGTTCTCCATCTTGTGCAATTGCATTATCTGGTTCATAGAGTTGGAAAGAGGGCACACCCCCACTTTTCCATTATTGCTCGTGACAGCACGAGGAACATCACTGACTGGTTGATTCTGAATGGTacgatagctagcaacaatgacaagaattTGACTTGTGGGGAAACGTAGGTGTCTCATTTCAGCTTGTATCTGGTTAGTGATACCATGTCTTGCTTTTAGGTGTTTTGACTGATATCATGGCTATGTGAATATGGATagaagttgctagctagctaaccaacaactgtaacaatgtatttgcgagacaacaagtgctcattgtgcaaatgtatttatgttttcaataaacatttggagactaaatatagtttacatgttgtcaacagtctaagccaaccccatctgttttgccccatagttgcacACGCATGGGtattgttgctaaacaaccaacccgtctaCAGTTGGCTCTCAATTTTAAAGTAGTACATTTCTTATTCTTCTACTTCTATGCGTTTACTAGTGGTTCATAAACAAAATGAAGAGATGCATACCGCCACCTACCGTGCTGGAGTTTATATAGTCTGAACGGGCATAAACCCAAGTTTGGTGATTTACTACCACCTACCGTGTTGGAGTTTATATAGTCTGAACGGGCATAAACCCAAGTTTGGTGATTTACTACCACCTACCGTGCTGGAGTTTATATAGTCTGAACGGGCATAAACCCAAGTTTGGTGATTTACTACCACCTACCGTGTTGGAGTTTATATAGTCTGAACGGGCATAAACCCAAGTTTGGTGATTTACTACCACCTACCGTGTTGGAGTTTATATAGTCTGAACGGGCATAAACCCAAGTTTGGTGATTTACTACCACCTACCGTGTTGGAGTTTATATAGTCTGAACGGGCATAAACCCAAGTTTGGTGATTTACTACCACCTACCGTGTTGGAGTTTATATAGTCTGAACGGGCATAAACCCAAGTTTGGTGATTTACTACCACCTACCGTGTTGGAGTTTATATAGTCTGAACGGGCATAAACCCAAGTTTGGTGATTTACTACCACCTACCGTGCTGGAATGTTTTCTCAGGAGTAAAAttaattggctgatccctcctacTGTCCTGGATGGAATTCTGTGATCCAATTGaacccataggaagtcccacccagttgccTAGTTTAAAACAGTGTAAGACCTCAATGACGCTGCACATTCCTAAACAGGCTTTTGCAAGTGCGCGCTCTATCCAACTCTATGGTCTGGTTGAAATCTAATGCAGGGTGAAGTGTGCCATTTCATTCATAGAGGGCAAGGGGGAAGTTCTCTGACAGCTAAGACAGAGTATCCAATCAGTTAAAACAATGCCAGCCCACATAGCTAAATCACATACTGTACACGTCCACCACTGAGGAATACCAGTTTGGCTTGTACGGTTTGTCCCATAGAACAATAGTATTCACGACCCAGGGCAAAGTGGTTCAAAGCCACAATCCGGAGCCGGTATGGATGCTGTGGCTACAAAAACAGCTATTCAAAACAGCTCACTACCTTGTAAAGGCATTCCCCATATTTCTATGGTTTCTCAAATCGGTCCTTTTAAAGGCCGTTTGTCACACCATCTACGCTTTTTAGGTCGACAGGCGGCTGTTGattggaggaaattatagtttGGTCTATTCCAAATCAAGTGGTGGGACTGCTGTTGAGCTGAAACAAACTCCGGATTGTGGGATTTAGTATGATACATTATTGGGGTCATAGAGGTAGGGAAGACTCCAGGTTAGAACAAAACATTCTGTTAACACCCACTATGGAGCTGAACTCTGGAAGTGACTGTACTCCTGGGCTGTAAATAATATTTACCACAACAGAGGAACAATGGGACCTTTTCTTTTGACAAGGTAAATGTTGCACCCGTGTAAAAGTAAGACCGGTGTGATCTCACACCTTCAAGTGGACAATTCTGATGagcaaacttttttttttctgTGTAAAAACAAAAACCCTTATTAAAAATGACCGATGCTATGCTTACTATGTTAGTCACTGTGGGAAGGACGAGGGGATGGAAACTCACAGTGCGAGTGATGTCATGCTGATTACTTGAGCATGCCTGTTAGTCATACCATTTGAAATAACATGGGTTTTACTGTATCATACACTGTATTCAGGGGAGGAGGGATATGGTTTTCCACAATGCAGTGGCGCAAGAATGAATCTCTTTAACACaagttaaaaaatttaaaaaagaataatatGTCAAGATATAGAAGCCATTGTCTGAACATGGACTGAAACATGCTGTCCCAAACGGTGGAGCAAGAGGGAGAGTCTTGCCTTGCAGGAGAACCTCCCCAGCAGTCTGGTGGTTACTGGTTAGGACCCTCATAAGAAGGGTGGGGAGGTTACTGCATGGGGGAGGGACCAGAGCTCGGCTGACCAACCACAGTGCCGCCCCGAGTCCAGCCCTCCATCTCATCGGCCAAGAGGCGGACGGACCGGTGGTGTTAGTGATCTGATTGGTGGATCTCTGCAGTGGGTGGTACCTTTTTCTGCATCAGTCGCAGTTCGCCACTTAAGTTGCTGTTGACCTTCATCAGCTGCTTGATCTTGGCCTCCGAGGCAGAGAGGGCGTGCTTCACCTCCAGGAACTCCTGCACCGTGACAGGTCCGTCTGACAGGTCCGAGTCCAGACTCTGTAGAGGAAAAAGTCAGCGATTGAAAAGCCAGACTGCAGGTGCTCAATTTCAGTATTACATACAGTCCTGTACTTGAAATCCTTTACTTGGTTTGCGTGCTACACCATCGCGTTAGTTACCTTGGTCCGGTCCTTGCCCGAGGGTGGCTCCTGATCAGTGTCCTCGTCAGAGGCCACACTGTCGTAGTCCGGCTGGTCATTGTCCAGACCCTCACTGCCGCGCCGGATGCTCACGCTTTTTAGGATAAGTTCAACGTTTTCTGTAACCACAAAGCAGCaaatgagaaaataaataaaatggggCACCTTTCTCATTTCGTTGAAAGAACACCATTTTGACTgcatgcgtgtgtgagagagaggtagtagaTCCATTATTGTCCAGTACTCTACCTTTGGGACTCATCGTAGAGTTTCCCAGCTGTCGACGCTTCGCGTCACTTAATATGTCGATGACAAGTGTTGCAAATTCATGTGCATTGAATCTCGCAAGTTTTTGCCGTCCCTGGAGAAAGAAATATTATACATAATGTATCCTTTCCTATTGCATCTGATGACATTtcctgatttatttatttaatttacttACTTGTTTGACATCTTACTGCATTGTTAGGACCTGGTAAtataagcattttgctgcacccaCTATAACGTCTGCTAAACGGTCAACGCGAACAATAAACTTTCATTTGAAACTGAGAGAACCGGTCATATTTaaagggagggagaaaaacaGAGGGGAGAATATACAGTTgaaacaaaagtatctatatccacagtatgCAGCAGGCTTGCCTGGTTTCGTGTTGATGAGTACTCTGGGTTCACAGGAAGGAAAGGCACCACGGTGGTGTCTGTCACCAGCGTGCTGTGGTTCTGTGTCGCCAGCCATACTGTGCAGAACATAGGGGTGTTGCATCAGGGCCATGTTTATTAGGAAACGTAAACAGAAAACTTTTTGCAACAGGAAACAAAAACTGCCTATTTCTTATTGGATAAGTCAAGGTAGTCCCCCCTCCCAGTTTCAGTCGGTTTTCTTCAGTTTGTTGCCTAATGAACACCATCAAGATGTTTAACTGGACATGGTGGACTAAATGCTAAGAAACATGCACTGATGTTACTCCACATCACTGTCGGTCCCTCAGTGTGTCTTACCTGCATCCgtctcccgtctgtccacctCGTCATACACGTCCATTGCCAGCTCCTCAAACAAATGATTACTGAGCTGAAATTAAATTTGTGATTTGTGAGAAATCAAACCAGAACTAGTTCTATGATATGCTTTGGTTACATTATATGCGTCTCTATGCATTATGTACTGTATGATATTACAATCCAAACCTGAATGACTAGAACACTTACAGACTGGAGTTTCTTCTTGGCTGCCTTTGCCAGTTCTGATAAATCTAAACTGCTATAGATGGAAAAAAATACATCTGCTTAGCCTCTGATTTAGAATGGGAGGGAAAATGGTCAAACCTCGTTATGATCAAATACTTACATGTTCCTTATCCATCAAAAGAGAGCAATACAAAAAGAGAACATGCTTCATTTGAGTTCAAATACCAGAACTATGCTATAATAAGACCAGAAATGTCAGATTTTTCTCAGATATGCATTATTATAACAATGATTTTGTTGTTTTAACTATGAAACAACTGCTTTGGCCGATTTCCTGTCATGCTTGTTACAAAAAGCCACAGAACATGTCCTGGCAGGCCCAAGAGTTGGATTGCACGGTCAAAGAAACAGCTCATGGTTtcttaattatatatatatttttttatctaaGAATGATCCCCATAAAGTGATATATTTCattagtctggtcccagatgtgtttcaGCTTTTTTGACAAATCCTCTGGTTGTCATTTGGCATGACAACAAACATAGGGgttggctatacagcacaaacagtCTGGGACCAGAATAGTATATTATGCATTGACCTACACAATGCTTCCTTACCTGTCGGCCATCTGTGGGACGATGAAGTGTTGTCCATTTTTATGATCTGAAAGTAAGCACGGACATAATATGGATTGTTGTGATTTGAACTCATGGGAGTTACCGTATGTGATGTTGAGTAACCCCCGAAACTAGGCTACAAACATTGAGTGTGTGTTGATTTAGCAGGCAAAAAACTGCAGCTGACAGAGGTTTGGAAAAATGGACACACAAGGCTTGCAGCCTAGCTTGAGAAGACGAAGGACTCTCGTCACTTACCAGGCTTTCTTCCACAGAGATAGAAAGCCAGTCTGTCGGTAAGTTCATACTGAATCTCCACCAGCCTATCAGCCAGGTCATGGTAGCCAGCTTGCCTGAGAAACACACGAGAGAAACCAGTTATGCCTCTTCTTACCCATAACAGCCAGCCTTGTAGCAAAGCCACACTTTTTTATTTATGACTTGGATAAAATAAGTTTAATATTCTGAatggtgaactatccctttaaaaggcTGGATGCTGCAGTACCTTGCATAGTCAATGGGAGTCTTGGCGCTGGTGTCGGGGGCGCCGGGGTCGGCCCCGTAGACTGTCAGCAGCTCGGCCTGAAACAGCTGGCCTGCCTTGGCAGCCACATGCAGCGGCGTATTCCCTTTTTCCTGAAGGAAAGGTAAGACACCACCCATACGTGAACAATTAAAACTAGGAAGAAAGAAAGACTTCAATACATAGATAGGGTGTGAGAAAGGGTGTGAGAAAGGGTGTGAGAAAGGGTAAgggtctgttcacactgcttgtGGCAAACACTACGCCACAAAAGGTTAAACCTATGAAAATAATTCCTTTTTGGAATGTTTTTTTTCCACAAGCAGTGTTCTATTAAGTTGCTCTTGTACCTGTGAGCAAAACAGTAACACGGGTAGTAAAAATGTAGTATTAACATGCTGTTAAGGATATGTTTTGGATAGGGGAGAAATGAGATGAGTGATCAGAGAGTCTTACTGGGTGAAAGAAGTTGGCCTGGGCTCCCAGAGAGAGTAACCTCAGACATGTCTCCAGGTTACCAGTTCGG
This sequence is a window from Oncorhynchus keta strain PuntledgeMale-10-30-2019 chromosome 14, Oket_V2, whole genome shotgun sequence. Protein-coding genes within it:
- the git2a gene encoding ARF GTPase-activating protein GIT2a isoform X10; translation: MSKRLRNSELCADCSVPEPRWASVNRGVLICDECCSVHRSLGRHSSQVRHLTHTPWAPTQLQMVQMLYNNSANSIWEHSLLDPASVMSGKRKANPQDKVHPNKTEFIKAKYQMLAFVHRMPCRDDDSFTAKDLSKQLHSSVRTGNLETCLRLLSLGAQANFFHPEKGNTPLHVAAKAGQLFQAELLTVYGADPGAPDTSAKTPIDYARQAGYHDLADRLVEIQYELTDRLAFYLCGRKPDHKNGQHFIVPQMADSSLDLSELAKAAKKKLQSLSNHLFEELAMDVYDEVDRRETDAVWLATQNHSTLVTDTTVVPFLPVNPEYSSTRNQGRQKLARFNAHEFATLVIDILSDAKRRQLGNSTMSPKENVELILKSVSIRRGSEGLDNDQPDYDSVASDEDTDQEPPSGKDRTKSLDSDLSDGPVTVQEFLEVKHALSASEAKIKQLMKVNSNLSGELRLMQKKLHSLQSENTSLRRQGPTTHIYQVPISSGSEYTDPPSSSPSAMKRRQSARASRPMSMSIYETGSGLKPYLPKGETPYPEEGIPTLQPYLPPHHMAVAQ
- the git2a gene encoding ARF GTPase-activating protein GIT2a isoform X12: MSKRLRNSELCADCSVPEPRWASVNRGVLICDECCSVHRSLGRHSSQVRHLTHTPWAPTQLQMVQMLYNNSANSIWEHSLLDPASVMSGKRKANPQDKVHPNKTEFIKAKYQMLAFVHRMPCRDDDSFTAKDLSKQLHSSVRTGNLETCLRLLSLGAQANFFHPEKGNTPLHVAAKAGQLFQAELLTVYGADPGAPDTSAKTPIDYARQAGYHDLADRLVEIQYELTDRLAFYLCGRKPDHKNGQHFIVPQMADSSLDLSELAKAAKKKLQSLSNHLFEELAMDVYDEVDRRETDAVWLATQNHSTLVTDTTVVPFLPVNPEYSSTRNQGRQKLARFNAHEFATLVIDILSDAKRRQLGNSTMSPKENVELILKSVSIRRGSEGLDNDQPDYDSVASDEDTDQEPPSGKDRTKSLDSDLSDGPVTVQEFLEVKHALSASEAKIKQLMKVNSNLSGELRLMQKKHMAVAQ
- the git2a gene encoding ARF GTPase-activating protein GIT2a isoform X4 produces the protein MSKRLRNSELCADCSVPEPRWASVNRGVLICDECCSVHRSLGRHSSQVRHLTHTPWAPTQLQMVQMLYNNSANSIWEHSLLDPASVMSGKRKANPQDKVHPNKTEFIKAKYQMLAFVHRMPCRDDDSFTAKDLSKQLHSSVRTGNLETCLRLLSLGAQANFFHPEKGNTPLHVAAKAGQLFQAELLTVYGADPGAPDTSAKTPIDYARQAGYHDLADRLVEIQYELTDRLAFYLCGRKPDHKNGQHFIVPQMADSSLDLSELAKAAKKKLQSLSNHLFEELAMDVYDEVDRRETDAVWLATQNHSTLVTDTTVVPFLPVNPEYSSTRNQGRQKLARFNAHEFATLVIDILSDAKRRQLGNSTMSPKENVELILKSVSIRRGSEGLDNDQPDYDSVASDEDTDQEPPSGKDRTKSLDSDLSDGPVTVQEFLEVKHALSASEAKIKQLMKVNSNLSGELRLMQKKLHSLQSENTSLRRQGPTTHIYQVPISSGSEYTDPPSSSPSAMKRRQSARASRPMSMSIYETGSGLKPYLPKGETPYPEEGIPTLQPYLPPHMGRGAFVTSSSLPSFPSTLSWSRDESAQRASKMEKQSSMSDGDYDNTTNDSELEDSGVGRRGRLRSSGWLGEGSSIPELDDLEAEPDSALPSTEDVIRKTEQITKNIQDLLRAAQENKHDSFIPCSERIHVAVTEMAALFPKRPRSETVRGPLRLLTSSAFRLQGECQKAVPSEGGPGPDMQLVTQQVIQCAYDIAKAAKQLVTITTKENSN
- the git2a gene encoding ARF GTPase-activating protein GIT2a isoform X11; protein product: MSKRLRNSELCADCSVPEPRWASVNRGVLICDECCSVHRSLGRHSSQVRHLTHTPWAPTQLQMVQMLYNNSANSIWEHSLLDPASVMSGKRKANPQDKVHPNKTEFIKAKYQMLAFVHRMPCRDDDSFTAKDLSKQLHSSVRTGNLETCLRLLSLGAQANFFHPEKGNTPLHVAAKAGQLFQAELLTVYGADPGAPDTSAKTPIDYARQAGYHDLADRLVEIQYELTDRLAFYLCGRKPDHKNGQHFIVPQMADSSLDLSELAKAAKKKLQSLSNHLFEELAMDVYDEVDRRETDAVWLATQNHSTLVTDTTVVPFLPVNPEYSSTRNQGRQKLARFNAHEFATLVIDILSDAKRRQLGNSTMSPKENVELILKSVSIRRGSEGLDNDQPDYDSVASDEDTDQEPPSGKDRTKSLDSDLSDGPVTVQEFLEVKHALSASEAKIKQLMKVNSNLSGELRLMQKKASKMEKQSSMSDVWAGGGGLGAVAGLGRAAPSLNWMILKPSQTLRSPAPRMSFARRSRSPRTSRICSALHRRTSTTALYPAPKEYMWL
- the git2a gene encoding ARF GTPase-activating protein GIT2a isoform X3, which encodes MSKRLRNSELCADCSVPEPRWASVNRGVLICDECCSVHRSLGRHSSQVRHLTHTPWAPTQLQMVQMLYNNSANSIWEHSLLDPASVMSGKRKANPQDKVHPNKTEFIKAKYQMLAFVHRMPCRDDDSFTAKDLSKQLHSSVRTGNLETCLRLLSLGAQANFFHPEKGNTPLHVAAKAGQLFQAELLTVYGADPGAPDTSAKTPIDYARQAGYHDLADRLVEIQYELTDRLAFYLCGRKPDHKNGQHFIVPQMADSSLDLSELAKAAKKKLQSLSNHLFEELAMDVYDEVDRRETDAVWLATQNHSTLVTDTTVVPFLPVNPEYSSTRNQGRQKLARFNAHEFATLVIDILSDAKRRQLGNSTMSPKENVELILKSVSIRRGSEGLDNDQPDYDSVASDEDTDQEPPSGKDRTKSLDSDLSDGPVTVQEFLEVKHALSASEAKIKQLMKVNSNLSGELRLMQKKLHSLQSENTSLRRQGPTTHIYQVPISSGSEYTDPPSSSPSAMKRRQSARASRPMSMSIYETGSGLKPYLPKGETPYPEEGIPTLQPYLPPHASKMEKQSSMSDGDYDNTTNDSELEDSGVGRRGRLRSSGWLGEGSSIPELDDLEAEPDSALPSTEDVIRKTEQITKNIQDLLRAAQENKHDRPCEGVRRLRHSLGCFSSLVPWAEKAPSPLQPLNLRSLDPAACFIPCSERIHVAVTEMAALFPKRPRSETVRGPLRLLTSSAFRLQGECQKAVPSEGGPGPDMQLVTQQVIQCAYDIAKAAKQLVTITTKENSN
- the git2a gene encoding ARF GTPase-activating protein GIT2a isoform X5, with amino-acid sequence MSKRLRNSELCADCSVPEPRWASVNRGVLICDECCSVHRSLGRHSSQVRHLTHTPWAPTQLQMVQMLYNNSANSIWEHSLLDPASVMSGKRKANPQDKVHPNKTEFIKAKYQMLAFVHRMPCRDDDSFTAKDLSKQLHSSVRTGNLETCLRLLSLGAQANFFHPEKGNTPLHVAAKAGQLFQAELLTVYGADPGAPDTSAKTPIDYARQAGYHDLADRLVEIQYELTDRLAFYLCGRKPDHKNGQHFIVPQMADSSLDLSELAKAAKKKLQSLSNHLFEELAMDVYDEVDRRETDAVWLATQNHSTLVTDTTVVPFLPVNPEYSSTRNQGRQKLARFNAHEFATLVIDILSDAKRRQLGNSTMSPKENVELILKSVSIRRGSEGLDNDQPDYDSVASDEDTDQEPPSGKDRTKSLDSDLSDGPVTVQEFLEVKHALSASEAKIKQLMKVNSNLSGELRLMQKKLHSLQSENTSLRRQGPTTHIYQVPISSGSEYTDPPSSSPSAMKRRQSARASRPMSMSIYETGSGLKPYLPKGETPYPEEGIPTLQPYLPPHASKMEKQSSMSDGDYDNTTNDSELEDSGVGRRGRLRSSGWLGEGSSIPELDDLEAEPDSALPSTEDVIRKTEQITKNIQDLLRAAQENKHDSFIPCSERIHVAVTEMAALFPKRPRSETVRGPLRLLTSSAFRLQGECQKAVPSEGGPGPDMQLVTQQVIQCAYDIAKAAKQLVTITTKENSN
- the git2a gene encoding ARF GTPase-activating protein GIT2a isoform X2, coding for MQLEKEPRWASVNRGVLICDECCSVHRSLGRHSSQVRHLTHTPWAPTQLQMVQMLYNNSANSIWEHSLLDPASVMSGKRKANPQDKVHPNKTEFIKAKYQMLAFVHRMPCRDDDSFTAKDLSKQLHSSVRTGNLETCLRLLSLGAQANFFHPEKGNTPLHVAAKAGQLFQAELLTVYGADPGAPDTSAKTPIDYARQAGYHDLADRLVEIQYELTDRLAFYLCGRKPDHKNGQHFIVPQMADSSLDLSELAKAAKKKLQSLSNHLFEELAMDVYDEVDRRETDAVWLATQNHSTLVTDTTVVPFLPVNPEYSSTRNQGRQKLARFNAHEFATLVIDILSDAKRRQLGNSTMSPKENVELILKSVSIRRGSEGLDNDQPDYDSVASDEDTDQEPPSGKDRTKSLDSDLSDGPVTVQEFLEVKHALSASEAKIKQLMKVNSNLSGELRLMQKKLHSLQSENTSLRRQGPTTHIYQVPISSGSEYTDPPSSSPSAMKRRQSARASRPMSMSIYETGSGLKPYLPKGETPYPEEGIPTLQPYLPPHMGRGAFVTSSSLPSFPSTLSWSRDESAQRASKMEKQSSMSDGDYDNTTNDSELEDSGVGRRGRLRSSGWLGEGSSIPELDDLEAEPDSALPSTEDVIRKTEQITKNIQDLLRAAQENKHDRPCEGVRRLRHSLGCFSSLVPWAEKAPSPLQPLNLRSLDPAACFIPCSERIHVAVTEMAALFPKRPRSETVRGPLRLLTSSAFRLQGECQKAVPSEGGPGPDMQLVTQQVIQCAYDIAKAAKQLVTITTKENSN
- the git2a gene encoding ARF GTPase-activating protein GIT2a isoform X8 → MSKRLRNSELCADCSVPEPRWASVNRGVLICDECCSVHRSLGRHSSQVRHLTHTPWAPTQLQMVQMLYNNSANSIWEHSLLDPASVMSGKRKANPQDKVHPNKTEFIKAKYQMLAFVHRMPCRDDDSFTAKDLSKQLHSSVRTGNLETCLRLLSLGAQANFFHPEKGNTPLHVAAKAGQLFQAELLTVYGADPGAPDTSAKTPIDYARQAGYHDLADRLVEIQYELTDRLAFYLCGRKPDHKNGQHFIVPQMADSSLDLSELAKAAKKKLQSLSNHLFEELAMDVYDEVDRRETDAVWLATQNHSTLVTDTTVVPFLPVNPEYSSTRNQGRQKLARFNAHEFATLVIDILSDAKRRQLGNSTMSPKENVELILKSVSIRRGSEGLDNDQPDYDSVASDEDTDQEPPSGKDRTKSLDSDLSDGPVTVQEFLEVKHALSASEAKIKQLMKVNSNLSGELRLMQKKLHSLQSENTSLRRQGPTTHIYQVPISSGSEYTDPPSSSPSAMKRRQSARASRPMSMSIYETGSGLKPYLPKGETPYPEEGIPTLQPYLPPHMGRGAFVTSSSLPSFPSTLSWSRDESAQRASKMEKQSSMSDVWAGGGGLGAVAGLGRAAPSLNWMILKPSQTLRSPAPRMSFARRSRSPRTSRICSALHRRTSTTALYPAPKEYMWL
- the git2a gene encoding ARF GTPase-activating protein GIT2a isoform X1 — its product is MSKRLRNSELCADCSVPEPRWASVNRGVLICDECCSVHRSLGRHSSQVRHLTHTPWAPTQLQMVQMLYNNSANSIWEHSLLDPASVMSGKRKANPQDKVHPNKTEFIKAKYQMLAFVHRMPCRDDDSFTAKDLSKQLHSSVRTGNLETCLRLLSLGAQANFFHPEKGNTPLHVAAKAGQLFQAELLTVYGADPGAPDTSAKTPIDYARQAGYHDLADRLVEIQYELTDRLAFYLCGRKPDHKNGQHFIVPQMADSSLDLSELAKAAKKKLQSLSNHLFEELAMDVYDEVDRRETDAVWLATQNHSTLVTDTTVVPFLPVNPEYSSTRNQGRQKLARFNAHEFATLVIDILSDAKRRQLGNSTMSPKENVELILKSVSIRRGSEGLDNDQPDYDSVASDEDTDQEPPSGKDRTKSLDSDLSDGPVTVQEFLEVKHALSASEAKIKQLMKVNSNLSGELRLMQKKLHSLQSENTSLRRQGPTTHIYQVPISSGSEYTDPPSSSPSAMKRRQSARASRPMSMSIYETGSGLKPYLPKGETPYPEEGIPTLQPYLPPHMGRGAFVTSSSLPSFPSTLSWSRDESAQRASKMEKQSSMSDGDYDNTTNDSELEDSGVGRRGRLRSSGWLGEGSSIPELDDLEAEPDSALPSTEDVIRKTEQITKNIQDLLRAAQENKHDRPCEGVRRLRHSLGCFSSLVPWAEKAPSPLQPLNLRSLDPAACFIPCSERIHVAVTEMAALFPKRPRSETVRGPLRLLTSSAFRLQGECQKAVPSEGGPGPDMQLVTQQVIQCAYDIAKAAKQLVTITTKENSN